In Mytilus edulis chromosome 3, xbMytEdul2.2, whole genome shotgun sequence, the genomic window CTACATAACCATATGCCAAATAAAGGTTTTGACACAAATGTGTTGGCTCccttatgaaaataaaaaatgagaATGCAACCAGGCACCAATGTACACTGTGGACATATTTTTCTTGTTGTATTGCATTTTTGCAAAAGTGTGAGTTATTTGTTGAGTTGTTACAGTAATTCATGTATGATTAGGCAACCAATTCAGAATATATTACTTAAAGCATATTTTCTTTTAGGAAACAGTAACAGATGGAGAGAGTCAAACAGAGAGTGAAAGTATGTGCTTAGAGACAGGTGACAGTCAATATTCAGAGGCATCAGTTTGTGTGATGGACAAGTTACAGAAGCTGAATTCCTTCCTGGCAATATCAGATGTGTCACCTGTGAAGGAAAAACTGATTCCATTATCATCATCTACAGATAAAACCAAGCAGAGATGCCTGTCAAAGGCACTAGAGTGTATGTCAGCCATTTGTGAAACCATCTGCCCTGGTGAGGGAGATTTGTTGTTCAAGTCTGTGATTTCAGCACATAAACCTGAAAAGTCCTCTACACTTGATCAAACAGCACTTATATTAAGGGACATATATATTTCAGCCGAAACATGGTCATTAAGAAGGCAAATTCTTTCAGTTTTATCCAGAAATTACAGCTTTAATGAGGTCAGAGAGGTATGTTGTGTCTTATTTGCAAgttgtatatatcatatatatataattttaaaaagaagatgttggtatggttgccaatgaaacaTATAACTCTGATcgagagacaaaaatgacacagaaattatcaactatacgtcactgtacaaccttcaacaatgagcatagcccatatcacatagtcaccagctataaaaggcccagaaatgagcCAAAATATTTGTCACATGGAACTTATTTGAATATATTGCATTAtaatggagataactgtattgtgttTAAAGCCATGGCcttagaaaaacatattttattaacgcaaatatacatatatatattggttTACCTAGCTTCTCTACACTTCGCTTGGTAAACTGAAATTGCAAGAGTAAATTCAACCTTTAACGATGGGAAAGCTTTAAATACAATACATATATGTTCAAATTttccagatatttttttttattgatagtatttatgttgcttttatatctattcaatttttattgattttttagatGATACCGGATCTGACAAAGTACCGATTTTATGCTGCCAAACTGCACAGTGATAAAGTAGGCTGTGGCCTCCCTGTGTCCAAAGGAAGACTAACGAGAAACAAGATAGATATAGCAGATTTGGAACACTTTATAGATTTTATTATCAGTTCAGATGTTGTTAAAGATCTGCCTTTTGGTATGAAGACTATGAAGCTTACAACTGGAGAGATAGTCGCTGTGCCAAATTTGATTCGAAGCCTTGCACCTTCATCTCTTATTAATCAGTTCATTCAGTTCTGTGATTCAGAAAATGTTGGTCATTTAGGTAAGTTTATAAAAATAGATAAACACTTTTAaacttatatttattttgatttgagccCACTGATGAAATTTGTAATAATTGACAAAACTCGCATCTGGTGTTGAACAAATTATGAGCCTGGTACCTAACTGATAAGTATTGAACACAGATGTATACAGCTGttatcaaattataaataaaggGATGAAAAGAAATTGAGAGTCATGAATCAGTTATATATAATTCCATATGCATGTACATAGTAATCTAGTATTCAGGTTGATATAATATACAAGAAACATGGGCACCTTGACAGCTATATATTGCTTGTTAATTTGAAAAAGACATTGCACacataaaacagattttttctcAGAAAAATAAGGATGTTGTAGTCATTAATATATTGATTTCATTcataatgacaataaaaaaaattggtgtgttatcaaattgaaatttatatGTGTGTAATCAACTATAAATTTGTAATTGTAGGAAGAAGCACAATGTATAAGATCCTTAATGACTGTGCTGCCTCAGTAAGGAAATGTGTTGAGGGACTTGACTATTACATCGCAGAGGGTGGAAAGGCATTTCAAGATCTTGAAACCATCATAGAAAAACTATGCATATCCAGTGAAAAGAAGAAAGAACTGAAATCCAAATTGCTAAACGGGAAGCGATATATCAAATCAGATTTCAAGGTATTTGAAAACATATTGGTAGTCTAAATCATGTTATAggaaacattataattaaacaaattgaaTGTGACATGTTAGCTTGTCAATGAGTGAACTACTGCTTGAGCTAGCTGTAATTGTCACCACACACGCTATATATGTATTGATACCATAAGGCACATTTGAACAATTTTGAATGGAAGTActtctttaaaaaataacaaatatccaAGTTCACTCAAACTAGTAGGTCTGAAAATAACTATTAATTTTAACCAACAAATTGTTCAGTTGAGTAATGGAGACTCCTGTTTTCATTATTATGATGCTcactgtgttttatttttttgtattttttttttggatgtaTAGATCTGttaatcttttttatttcttaagtTTGGGACAAATCTTTCTAatggtttggattttttttaaatcaaaaggtACATATCCAAAGAGAGAATGCTGTTCCAGATCATTGCCAAATGTTTGCTCTAAGTGATAGTGAAAAGTGCTTCTCCCAAAGTTGTAACACCCAGCATAAACACAGTTCCCGTATGAGAATATTAGGAGGATTCCGCTTAAAAATAGCAGGAACCCAGGCGGAATCCACCTAAAAATTAAGACTTATAGACGGAATTAAGGCGGACatggaatattgaaaaaaatccgcCTGAAGTATCAAAGACCTTAGGCGAAATATTTACTACTTTCCTGTTGAGTTAACAGGATTTCTTTAGTAAAAGAAATATCATAGACGGAATGCTGGACTTAGTATATTTGTTCAAGTTTGTTAGGAGGAAATTGGACTTAAAAGATTTTGTTCAAATTTATCAGGCGGGAATTGTACTTAGAAATTTTTTCTAACTTTTGAGGCAGAattgttcttttaatttttttttcaaatgaaaatgtatCATTACTGATGAGAGAGTGCATGCATGGTGATTATTTGGGCCATATAAAGCCAGTATTTGTACCCCCCTGAAATCcaacatatttaatatttttatatttaaagagtcttaaagatggcatattaaattcaattaaattcaaattgtgATAGCATTGTTAGGTAATTAATAACTTTATATTATGTGTtgctatttatatacatttaaacatataaaaagtgactagaatatatatacttatttcaCTAACAGTGATAACAAtaacttgtttttgaattttccaaCATAGGAATTGCaggttaaattaatttattttcaagtacAATTAATCATTAAGTGTATCTCTATTTAATTaagtaataatcatgataatacacaAATAGTATTTCCATGCAGTCTCTTTCTTATCAGTTAGTGATAGAAATGTTATGTAGGTCCCCCATCTGTTTTCCATTTGCCTCTGTGAAATGGACAGGAAATGATATGTACACACTCAAGAGTTGGGGCCTTATGAAGGAGACCACATTGCTTTGTACATTTCTCTTAAATTGCTACagtccaaaatataaaaataatagataaaaattggtgaatattatttatttattattataaatcaaatatttaagatTTAGGTAATTAATAGTATAATGATTAGGGAAACATTTCAAGGAATCAAACAACTCCCAAAATAACCCCAACACTCAGGTCAgattcaaaatttgaacttgcagacattacaagaaaatatgtcttaaatatttatcttgaccaaaatatgaattttaccatGGATGTAGAGTTGTGGACTAAAAAGAGCCAAAGTATTCTATTGACATTAAAAAGTGCAGATGTATatattcttctgatgacatgactATTGGATTTGTGAAGATtgatgttttcatatattttggattGAATCTTCTGGTAAGTTGAAATTATGAATATAAGTATTTCAACctttttgaatattatgaaacTGCTATTTCCTTCAAATAACTTGTGACATATATAAGTACCATGTAGGATCAAGAAAATATCTATATAAGACCATTCAATTTTTGCATAATTACATCATGTTCATAATTACTGTGGTATTTGTGTATGACACAAGACTTATATCTTTAAGACAATCtcttttatatgatattatttgatAGTTAAGTTTTGGCAAAATTGGAGATCTGTTGTATGACtgtaataattaaatatatataatagacaTCTATTCCGAAAAAATCATAAAGtgttatcttttaaaatttagtACATATGTactcaattatcatgattatggatcaaatttaagatttttaaaatggcaagacaaacattttgtacatgtaaatgcgGGCCTATGatgttaaagtaaaataaaagaccaatactacatgtactaatcaAAGTAAAGAATAACCTATACACTTCATGCACAGTatatgtaataattattttgtttaattgtaataagacaatttttttttatatttcagaactggtgaaacaaaagaaaattgttttCTGATAGGACTGAAGAATGGACACATTCAATCAGACTTGGAGTAAGTAGTTTTATAATGAAAGAAATCCTTATGAATGCTTTTTAAGTAACTTTTGCACATATTGgacttttaacaaatttgaaaaaaatcaaaagttgtaaaaccatctgtaatatttttttgatataaacatgatatatatctttaaaattagcaaattgaAAACAGGGGTTACAGCCCACAGGTcttattttattgagaaaatcCCCAAAACAGGTCATAGTAAATTCATTataattatctgcccttgattttacaaggatttttttcttaaaatataattactcttTAAAACATGCTTAACATCttatttttcatagtttaatCTTATAATTTCAAGTTTTAGATGTTTCTGTTGTAATATGTATATTGAATGATATATGGTAAAAATAGTAAATTCAGGTCAATATGTCAAAATGAAGGAAAACCCCACCTACTTAGGCAGCTCACAATTTACCTGTATAACATAGAGAAATTTGTCAAATTCCTTTTAGTTAAACCAATAATGCATGGTAATTTTAATTTATGTCCTCTTTTTTTTCAGGTTATGTTACTGCTTGgtgcacaaaacacaacagatcCATGCAAGATGGTCATATCAATGATGCTGTTACAGAGCAAATCAGTTATGCACGAAATAAATTCAGGAACTTGTGataataatttatattcaaaGAACACTGAAAAACCCTTAAAAATATGACTAATAACTGAAAATGAAGAAATTGTGAAGaactaaaaatgtcaaaattatacatacatgtatagtaaTTTGTAGTTGCTTAAATAAATTCGATcaagtttgataacattttttgcattttattgtaTGAAGGCCTAGTTTTTCTTCGCAAGAAGGCATGGCAGTGGTAAAAACCTGAATCTTTGGAATGAAAAAATTCTTTCATTGAAGACAgaattttttcatattcttaAGGCGGATTTTTTTTCGAAGGCGGATATATTTTCCGTTTCATTAGGCGGATATATTTTCCGTCTCTTTAGGCGGATATATTTTCCGTCTCTTTAGGCGGATATATTtttgagaaaaacatttttcCTTCTAATTAGACGGAAATTTTTCCTCCTAAGACAGGCGGATAAATTTGCATATTTCGGCTCTATTCCGCCCGTAACCCGCCTGGAATCCATGTAAGAAAGATTCTTCGTGTAAAAGTGGACTTTAAACGGATTCCCTCTAAAATATCCGCCTGGAATCCGTGTAAAAGACGCCTGGATTTTTTCGTACAGGTTGTGAACAGTGTATTGACTTGGCAGACTTTTTAGCTGAAATAAGTACTCTAACACAGAATGGTACATGGGACAATAAAGATTCCATTGTATTCCAGGTAATTTTTATCACCTTATTTTTATTTCCTTAACTAAATGGAGAAGTATACAAAGGAATTTTAAATTGTCTTAGCTAATTATCCAATACTGTTGTCCAAACCATtacatttaagtacaaaacattatttaaaaactCTTTTTCTCCAAATTGCCAACATAAAAATGCAGTAACCTCCCTTGATAGACATGAAATGACTTCGGTGAATTGCTTTGAGATTgatagtatacatgtatgtaagggCTTAGGTTGttgaattgtatttaaaaagaaagaCTGTGTGTTAATTAGGAATTATCCACTTTTCTTACCATAACTTACTTTTTTAGGTTGAAAATGCTGTAGAAGCTATAAAAGATTGGAAAAGTCATGCTATGAGAGCTAGGAATCAAGAAGGTGCAAAACAAGATCTACTAaagaatttaaatgaaaatcaagCACTTATCACATGTGACTGGGCAATGAAATTTCTACCACGCAAATTTAGAGAAGGTCAGAGTGACTGGTTCGGCAAACGTGGAATCAACTGGCATATTTCAGTAACTTTATACAAACAAGGGGAAGAACTAAAGACAATTACACATGTACACATTTTTTCATCCCAGGTAATAAAAAGATTTTGCTAGTTTTTCTTAAAGAACAAAACTATTAAGGGATACAATTATCTATTAATTCTAGTTTTCAGCTTTTGACGGTTTTTGAAAAGATCGAAATTTCTTCAGATAATTTATTAGCTTTAAGAAATCTTTTGGTAATTGGAAAATGTTCTTTGCATATAAGTTAGGCTAACTTTTATTCAACTTCAATATcagaactttgaaaaaaaaattgtaatttatttcaatttctgtaaattcataaattattgcaaaaaatgtgtcCAGGTTGTTTCATCTCAGTAATTCATAAAAACAGACAATTACTTTCTGAATTCACAATAAATCATTTTGCTATAATTAGGatttcctttttatttatttctgtatcatttttgaGCTGCATTATTTAAATTTACAGCACAGATTAAGAAGTTTAATTCAAATGGCTTTTTACATGTAATATAACATTGTCATGATATATTTTAGATATCTCAAGATGGTTCTGTTACTGCTTCTGTGTTGTGTGATGTAGTCCATGATCTGACAAAACAAGTACCAAACATACAGGAGGTGAACTTCTTCTCAGATAATGCAGGATGTTATAAGAACACAATGATGATGGTAGCGCTTAAAGATGAACTAGGAGATAAGTTGAAAACATACAACTTCAGTGAAGCACAGGATGGCAAAggtaaaatttcatagttttcaacttggtttttcaaaagaaaaaatatttcaatataaaaaaagaaaatgtggtatgatatcCAATAAGACAACAATTATAGATAACcgaaaggccttcaacaatgagaaaaacacataccgcatagttagctataaaaggcccctaaattacaatgtaaaacatttcaaacaagaaaactgacggccttaattatataaaaaattgaacgaaaaacaaatatttaacacatttaaacaaacgacaaccactgaattacagactcctgacttgggacaggcacatacatacaagtCAGCTTTTGATTgaaggttttttttgttttttgttgtcttCAGATGGGAAAAGAATTATCAAAACTTATTTTTTGTAACCTGCAGCTGCATTAATGTATTGTCcaaattgtatacatgtataatggaCTAATGGTACttatgttaaacaatttaaaaggtCTCAGGTTCTGTTCCTGATATTCGAATTTTTGCATTTGcagaaaaacttttttttgtagtttctgacatacaaaatgtatatgaataTTGATTTTGCAACCATTGCATTCTATGTATTGACTGTTTACACATGTTTTGCAGGTCCATGTGACCGCAGGGCTTCACATATCAAGGCATGTGTTAGAAGATACATTAATGAGGGACATGATGTCACATCTGCAGAGGAGATGAAACAGGTGAGTCTGAATAAAATACTTTAGTTTAAATTTAGTGTACGAAAATTTATATGCAAACATTAAGAGTAAGAAGTTTACATAGTCAGAAGTATCCcaattacaaaaagatataatGTGTTTTGAATGTCTTgatgaaacaatgaaacaaatctCCATCAGAGATATATAATCAGATAAAGTCACTGACACTGTATAAcctttaatagaaaacaaaagtcATTACTGCATTGCATGCTGTACAGGGCTGaaataagtgaaaaaaaattTTTGAATACCTTAAGAAAAATTACAACCTAATTAATGGTAACACAAATTAGCAAAATAACAATGcatctgacttgggacaggcacacataGTACTTTGCAAGGTTTAACATTGCTTGCTAGTTTGAGTTCATCCCTTCCCTGAA contains:
- the LOC139516397 gene encoding uncharacterized protein; protein product: MNCSLSCFDTSVCCSSSFESLCDIDRETSDIVLSEVGLLFCQRTKNFSVCNVHLEKILVKNRSKNKSVRCAIPTLLSHHKKTAPRAERNVTKDAMMKIHSSTGIVLAIGTPICSNCRKHLSSGKPDEHLEVSVPSEEISVETLSEIDYNKHLALNIDGEKREDKRYSSDSCTKLWNDHQKETVTDGESQTESESMCLETGDSQYSEASVCVMDKLQKLNSFLAISDVSPVKEKLIPLSSSTDKTKQRCLSKALECMSAICETICPGEGDLLFKSVISAHKPEKSSTLDQTALILRDIYISAETWSLRRQILSVLSRNYSFNEVREMIPDLTKYRFYAAKLHSDKVGCGLPVSKGRLTRNKIDIADLEHFIDFIISSDVVKDLPFGMKTMKLTTGEIVAVPNLIRSLAPSSLINQFIQFCDSENVGHLGRSTMYKILNDCAASVRKCVEGLDYYIAEGGKAFQDLETIIEKLCISSEKKKELKSKLLNGKRYIKSDFKVHIQRENAVPDHCQMFALSDSEKCFSQSCNTQHKHSCEQCIDLADFLAEISTLTQNGTWDNKDSIVFQVENAVEAIKDWKSHAMRARNQEGAKQDLLKNLNENQALITCDWAMKFLPRKFREGQSDWFGKRGINWHISVTLYKQGEELKTITHVHIFSSQISQDGSVTASVLCDVVHDLTKQVPNIQEVNFFSDNAGCYKNTMMMVALKDELGDKLKTYNFSEAQDGKGPCDRRASHIKACVRRYINEGHDVTSAEEMKQAIDVKQKGSFRVRVVDIVTNLDAEKSQIKPITGITQLHNFSFDVNGITVWKAYGIGGGKQISWDNIGTTEQRTNLLVKVDWTITAPQLLEVEVMAQEEELIEPNPKKQKKNSINQPYDCPKDGCTRAFKTQCALEQHIIVGNCDYHNEKTTQDKAKSMYGQKVNSLFHGTRVQLDCNLNDCRTSESVKGWALKGKKKRTVFSQSQVNYMKEKFDIGKVSGRKVDPFQAADEMRQLQEEGKYVFSRKDYLTGQQITAYFSRLALKDRKTDLEDFRSAEEETNKRCLKQEILDSVSL